In one Arachis duranensis cultivar V14167 chromosome 9, aradu.V14167.gnm2.J7QH, whole genome shotgun sequence genomic region, the following are encoded:
- the LOC107464280 gene encoding ETHYLENE INSENSITIVE 3-like 5 protein: protein MIDYEDLKKRICKDRVLLQKMKEKLNMDESENREAKQEASRKKKMSRAQDSVLKYMIKIMEVCKARGFVYGIVPEKGKPVTGSSDSLREWWKEDIRFDQNAPAAIAKYLPLLEKGELDESSSIHLLQDLQDKTLGSLLSSLMQHCVPPQRRYPLDKGVAPPWWPNGSEAWWGEQGLLAQGHGPPPYKKPHDLKKTWKVSVLASIIKHMSPDLEKLRRLVTQSKTLQDNMTAKDSATWSKVVNKEEALLRLINKCLKISPSSSSDEENNKEDGKGEFVDKLLYTCQNVDCPQSHLSMGFRDKNSRMDHESICVFRGATLDHQGSSSSNENSKAFHNYPSSEERMISVGDWMNMEVAKANNHNNNNNNFGDTDFGDIDIMNGMKEIAGEAFGEDNLGLWLNDIEDCELLAALEMGKANSVMDSTHQNNNPPLIKHDYISPHDGLGQEATTSSLWDYTTTSFKSNNI, encoded by the exons ATGATAGACTATGAAGATCTGAAGAAGCGCATATGTAAAGACCGTGTCCTTCTCCAAAAGATGAAGGAGAAACTTAACATGGACGAATCTGAGAACAGAGAAGCCAAGCAAGAAGCGTCCAGGAAAAAGAAGATGTCTAGGGCACAAGACTCTGTCCTCAAATACATGATCAAGATCATGGAGGTTTGCAAAGCTCGTGGATTCGTCTATGGCATCGTCCCTGAAAAAG gTAAGCCAGTTACTGGAAGCTCGGATAGTCTACGAGAATGGTGGAAAGAAGATATTAGATTTGACCAAAATGCCCCTGCAGCAATTGCAAAGTATTTACCCTTACTTGAAAAGGGAGAATTAGATGAGTCGTCAAGCATACACCTTCTCCAAGATCTTCAAGACAAAACACTAGGATCTCTTCTTTCATCACTGATGCAACACTGTGTGCCGCCACAAAGAAGGTATCCTTTGGATAAAGGTGTGGCCCCACCGTGGTGGCCTAATGGGTCAGAGGCATGGTGGGGTGAACAGGGCCTTTTGGCTCAAGGACACGGGCCACCACCGTATAAGAAACCCCATGATTTGAAGAAGACATGGAAGGTTTCGGTTTTGGCTTCAATTATAAAGCACATGTCTCCTGACCTGGAGAAATTGAGAAGGCTTGTGACTCAATCAAAGACCTTGCAAGATAATATGACTGCCAAAGATAGTGCTACTTGGTCCAAAGTTGTGAACAAAGAAGAAGCTTTATTGAGACTTATCAACAAGTGTCTTAAGATTTCTCCTTCTTCGTCCAGCGACGAGGAGAATAATAAGGAAGACGGTAAGGGAGAA TTTGTGGACAAATTACTATATACATGTCAGAACGTAGATTGTCCACAAAGCCATTTGTCCATGGGATTTAGAGACAAGAATTCAAGGATGGACCACGAGTCGATATGCGTTTTTCGCGGTGCCACTCTCGATCATCAAGGAAGTAGCAGCAGCAATGAAAATTCAAAGGCTTTCCATAATTACCCGTCGAGTGAGGAGAGGATGATAAGTGTTGGAGATTGGATGAACATGGAGGTAGCTAAAGCCAACAAccacaataacaataataataattttggtgACACTGATTTTGGTGATATTGATATTATGAATGGAATGAAAGAGATTGCGGGTGAAGCTTTTGGTGAGGACAATTTAGGGTTGTGGCTGAATGACATTGAAGATTGTGAGTTGCTTGCGGCATTGGAGATGGGTAAAGCAAATAGCGTGATGGATTCCACTCATCAGAATAATAATCCACCATTAATAAAACATGATTATATTTCTCCACATGACGGCCTTGGCCAAGAAGCAACAACTTCATCACTTTGGGATTATACTACTACTTCGTTTAAGAGcaacaatatttaa
- the LOC107464224 gene encoding putative ETHYLENE INSENSITIVE 3-like 4 protein produces the protein MVLIQEEMDPPYVQLSDTEDEEIDVTLTAEDEMIDYEDLKKRICKDRVLFQKMKEKLNMDESENREAKQEASRKKKMSRAQDSVLKYMIKIMEVCKARGFVYGIVPEKGKPVTGSSDSLREWWKEDIRFDQNAPAAIVKYLPLLEKGELDESSSIHLLQDLQDKTLGSLLSSLMQHCVPPQRRYPLDKGVAPPWWPNGSEAWWGEQGLLAQGHGPPPYKKPHDLKKTWKVSVLASIIKHMSPDLEKLRRLVTQSKTLQDNMTAKDNATWSKVVNKEEALSRLTNKCLKISPSSSSDEENNKEDGEGEIEVFESSPINSINNSVDHVLFGGGGSSGNSSTGGGEKRKCDFDNNNNNSNNNNNDNNFVDKLLYTCQNVDCPQSHLSMGFRDKNSRMDHESICVFRGATLDHQGSSSSNENSKAFHNYPSSEERMISVGDWMNMEVAKANNHNNNNNNFGDTDFGDIDIMNGMKEIAGEAFGEDNLGLWLNDIEDCELLAALEMGKANSVMDSTHQNNNPPLIKHDYISPHDGLGQEATTSSLWDYTTTSFKSNNI, from the exons atgGTGCTGATCCAAGAAGAAATGGATCCTCCCTATGTTCAATTGTCCGATACAGAAGACGAGGAAATTGATGTAACCTTGACAGCAGAAGATGAAATGATAGACTATGAAGATCTGAAGAAGCGCATATGTAAAGACCGTGTCCTTTTCCAAAAGATGAAGGAGAAACTTAACATGGACGAATCTGAGAACAGAGAAGCCAAGCAAGAAGCGTCCAGGAAAAAGAAGATGTCTAGGGCACAAGACTCTGTCCTCAAATACATGATCAAGATCATGGAGGTTTGCAAAGCTCGTGGATTCGTCTATGGCATCGTCCCTGAAAAAG gTAAGCCAGTTACTGGAAGCTCGGATAGTCTACGAGAATGGTGGAAAGAAGATATTAGATTTGACCAAAATGCCCCTGCAGCAATTGTAAAGTATTTACCCTTACTTGAAAAAGGAGAATTAGATGAGTCGTCAAGCATACACCTTCTCCAAGATCTTCAAGACAAAACACTAGGATCTCTTCTTTCATCACTGATGCAACACTGTGTGCCGCCACAAAGAAGGTATCCTTTGGATAAAGGTGTGGCCCCACCGTGGTGGCCTAATGGGTCAGAGGCATGGTGGGGTGAACAGGGCCTTTTGGCTCAAGGACACGGGCCACCACCGTATAAGAAACCCCATGATTTGAAGAAGACATGGAAGGTTTCGGTTTTGGCTTCAATTATAAAGCACATGTCTCCTGACCTGGAGAAATTGAGAAGGCTTGTGACTCAATCAAAGACCTTGCAAGATAATATGACTGCCAAAGATAATGCTACTTGGTCCAAAGTTGTGAACAAAGAAGAAGCTTTATCGAGACTTACCAACAAGTGTCTTAAGATTTCTCCTTCTTCGTCCAGCGACGAGGAGAATAATAAGGAAGACGGTGAGGGAGAAATTGAAGTCTTTGAGTCATCCCCAATAAACTCTATTAATAATTCTGTTGATCATGTTTTGTTTGGCGGTGGCGGTAGTAGCGGCAATAGCAGCACCGGAGGCGGTGAAAAAAGAAAGTGTgattttgataataataataataatagtaacaacaacaataacgaTAATAACTTTGTGGACAAATTACTATATACATGTCAGAACGTAGATTGTCCACAAAGCCATTTGTCCATGGGATTTAGAGACAAGAATTCAAGGATGGACCACGAGTCGATATGCGTTTTTCGCGGTGCCACTCTCGATCATCAAGGAAGTAGCAGCAGCAATGAAAATTCAAAGGCTTTCCATAATTACCCGTCGAGTGAGGAGAGGATGATAAGTGTTGGAGATTGGATGAACATGGAGGTAGCTAAAGCCAACAAccacaataacaataataataattttggtgACACTGATTTTGGTGATATTGATATTATGAATGGAATGAAAGAGATTGCGGGTGAAGCTTTTGGTGAGGACAATTTAGGGTTGTGGCTGAATGACATTGAAGATTGTGAGTTGCTTGCGGCATTGGAGATGGGTAAAGCAAATAGCGTGATGGATTCCACTCATCAGAATAATAATCCACCATTAATAAAACATGATTATATTTCTCCACATGACGGCCTTGGCCAAGAAGCAACAACTTCATCACTTTGGGATTATACTACTACTTCGTTTAAGAGcaacaatatttaa